From the genome of Armatimonadota bacterium:
ACCATGCCTGAGGCCCGATCGCGCGGGAGGTCAATCTGCGTGATGTCTCCTGTGACGACCGCCTTGGATCCAAACCCTAACCGCGTCAGGAACATCTTCATCTGCTCGCGGGTGGTGTTCTGCGCTTCGTCCAGGATTATGAACGCATCGTTGAGTGTCCGGCCGCGCATGAACGCCAGGGGTGCCACCTCGATAACCCCGCGCTCGCTGAGCCGGCCGAACCGCTCGGGCCCAACCATCTCGTAGAGGGCATCGTAGAGCGGGCGCAGGTAGGGATCCACCTTGGCCGCGATGTCTCCGGGCAGGAACCCGAGTTTCTCCCCTGCCTCGATCGCCGGTCGCGTCAGCACGATCCGCTGCACGCTCCGGGCGCGCAGCGCCACCGTAGCCATTGCCACCGCCAGGTAGGTCTTGCCGGTCCCTGCCGGGCCAACCGCGAACGTGAGATCGTGGTGCTTCATGGCCTCGACGTACGCCCGTTGCCCGCTCGTGCGCGGGACGACCTGTTTGCCGCTGGCGGTGACGACGAGGGTCTCGCCCCCGAGCGTCACCTCCCCGGCCGCGGCAAGGCCTTGGCTCCGGCGCAGGGTGCGGCGCATGTCGGACGGGGCCACCATCTGCCCGGATCTGGCGGTGGCGATCAACTGCCGGAGAAGCCGGACGGCCGAATCCACCTGCGCAGGCGAACCGCGAACTACCAGAGCGTCGCCGCGAACCGCAACCGATGCTCCGGTCTCCTCCTCGATGACCCGGAGGAGCGCGTCTTGCTGTCCCACCACGGCCACGATGTCGGTGCCGGGGGGAAGGGGGACTGTGACTTCGCTCGTGCCAGGCTGCGCCAATCGGGCCTCCTGTTGCGACCACCTTCGGCAGCCGGCCGGAACCCTCCTCCCGGCTCAGCCGCCTCAGGTGAGCGCGCGGAGCTTGCGCAGGAGGGCGGCGCGCCGACCTGGTCGGCGCGGTACTACCAGGATGGTATTGTCGCCGGCCACGGTCCCGGCCACCTCGGGCCAGGCGGCAACATCAATGGCCTCTGCCACCGCGCCGGCGCTGCCGAACGTGGTCTTGACCAGCACGAGGCCGCTGCCCTCCTCCACGTTCACCAGATAGTCCGCGAAGGCGCGGCGCAGCCTGGCCTCGGCTTCACCCGCAGGCGGGCGCGCCGGCGCAGGGGCCTGGTACCGGTAGCCACCGACGCCGGTCGGGACCTTGATCAGGCCGAGGCGCCGAATGTCCCGTGAAACCGTGGCCTGCGTTATCTTGACGCCGGCACGACGCAGCGCCTTCACCAGACCCGACTGGGTTCTGATAGGGTGGCGGGCGACGATCTCGAGCAGGAGGCGATCCCTCTTCCGCATAGATAGGCCCCCTATTCTGGGGCGGCGCTCAACAGGCGGGCGGTGGCTGCCTGTTGAGCAGCCCGAACCTGATTGAGCCAGGCACGCTGCGCCTCCAGCGCGGCGCGAGCGGACTCCATTGCCCCCGCGACCCTTGCGGGCGCCGTGCCACCTGGCACGTCCTTGGAGGCAACTGCGCCCTCGGGGGTAGCAGCGTCCAGCACATCGCCCTGGAACTCCGGGGAGATCCGGCGGTAGTCTTCCAGTGGCAACTCCCACAGCTCGCGGCCTGCGGCCTCGGCCGCGCACACCACCTGACCGGCAAGGCGGTGCGCCTCGCGGAACGGAACCCGGCGCCGCACCAGGTAATCCGCGACCTCAGTCGCCGTGAGGTGCCCGCCCCGCAGGGCCTCCCTCATCCGTTCCGGACGGATCACCATCCCCTCTACAACCAGGGTCATGGCAGCGACAGCCATCCCGGCTGATCGAAAGGCGGTGAGCACAGGCGCCTTGTCCTCCTGGAGGTCACGGCTGTAGCCAAACGCCACACCCTTCTGCACCGCGGCCAGCGTAACCAATGGGCCCAGGACCACACCGGCCTGGGCCCGTACGAGCTCCAAGAGATCGGGGTTCTTCTTCTGGGGCATCAGGCTGCTGCCGGTGGCAAGGGCATCGGGCAGATCAATAAACCCAAACTCCCGGGTGGCCCACAGCACCAGCTCCTCGGCCCAGCGCGACAGGTGAACCAGCAGCCCGGTCACCGCCGCCACTGTCTCGAACACGAAGTCCCGGTCGCCGGTGGCATCAACGCTGTTCTCGCTGATTCCGGAAAACCCCATGAGTTCGGCCTGTCGCCCACGATCCACCGGGTAGCCGGTGCCGGCGATCGCCCCGGACCCCAGGGGCGAGGCATCGAGGCGTCGGTGGGCGTCCCGCAGGCGACCTGCATCCCGGCCCAGCATCCAGAAGTAGGCCAGCAGGTGGTGGGCCAGCACAACGGGCTGGGCGCGCTGGAGGTGCGTGTAGCCCGGAACCAGCACGTCTTCTGCCTCGCGGACGCGCTCCAGGAGTGCCTCCTGAAGCGCAGTCACCGCCTCGACCAGGCAGGTGATCCGATCCTTGAGATCGAGGCGCATGGCGGTTACGACCTGGTCGTTGCGGCTTCGGCCCGTGGGCAGCCAGCCCGCTGCATGGCCAATCCTGGCCGTAAGGGTGGCCTCGATGAACGAGTGCACATCCTCGAACTCGTCCCCGGGAACCAGAGTGCCGGCCTCGGCCTCCTCCAGCATCTGGCGGAGCGCCCGCGCCAGGTCCGCGGCTGCCTGCGGCGTGACCACTCCGGCCTCGGCCAGGGAGGTCAGGTGCGCCAGGCCGGCCATCAGATCCCACACCAGCAGGTGACGGTCCACCGGAAGCGAGGTGAGGAGCGGAGCGATGCGGGGGTCCGGGGGTTCTCTGAACCGCCCTCCCCACATCAGGTAAGGGGTGTCCGGCTCAGTCGGTCTGCTCACGGCGGCCCTGCGCGAGGTGCGGGTTGGCCTGGGCAAAGACCCTGATCGGCAGCCCCCACAGCGTGATGAAGCCCCCGGCCTGGCGTTGATCGTAGACTCTGTCCTCGCCGAATGTCGCCAGTTCGACGTCGTAGAGTGAGTATGGGGACTTACGGCCCACGGGCAAGACGCTGCCCTTGAACAGGCGCAGGCGCACAGTTCCGGTGACGGTCCTCTGGGTCGAGGCGACGAAAGCATCAAAGGCCTGCCGCAGTGGAGAGAACCATTGGCCGTAGTAGATCAGCTCGGCATAACGCTGGGCGATCTGGATCTTGTGGTGGGCGCAGTCGCGCTCAACGGTGATCGCCTCGAGATCGTGGTGGGCGGCCACGAGCACCGTGCCCCCGGGCGTCTCGTAGACGCACCGTACCTTCATGCCCACCAGCCGGTTCTCCACGATGTCCACGCGGCCGATGCCGTGCCTCCCGGCGAGCGCGTTCAGGCGCTCGATGAGGGTCAGGGGGTCGAGCCGCACGCCGTCCAGGCCCACGGGCCTGCCGGTCTCGATCTCAATCTCCACGTATTCGGGCGCGTCGGGCGCGGTGCGGGGATCCGCGGTGTACTGGTAGAGGTCGTGCGGCGGTTCGGCCCAGATGTCCTCCAGTATTCCTCCCTCGCTGCTGCAGTGCCAGAGGTTGCGGTCCACGCTGTAGGGTTTGGCCTGAGTGGTCGTTACCGGCACGCCGTGGGCCGCGGCGTACTCGATCGCTTGGTCGCGCGAACGGATCTGCCACTCCCGCCAGGGCGCTATCACGCGCAGGTGCGGGGCGAGCGCCTGGTAGGCCAGCTCGAAACGAACCTGGTCGTTGCCCTTGCCCGTGCAACCGTGGGCCAGGGCGTCGGCGCCTTCCGCGAGCGCGACCTCGACCTGCGCCTTCGCGATCAGCGGCCGCGCCAGCGCGGTGCCCAGCAGGTACCGTCCCTCGTAAACCGCGCCCGCCTGGACCATGGGGAGGATGTGGTCGGTTACGAAGGCCTGCCGCACATCCACCACGTGCGCGGACGACGCGCCGCTGGCCAGCGCCTTGGCTCGGACAGCATCGAGGTCCTCGCCCTGACCAACGTCGGCGATTACCGCCATGACATCGCAACCGTACGTCTCCCGCAGCCATGGGATGGCAATAGAGGTGTCCAGCCCTCCTGAATACGACAGCGCCACCTTCCTGATCTCCATGGCAACACCCCTTCCCTGGGGCCGAACCTCTAGCCGGGCGCTACTGGACCGGTGCGGCGGTAGCGACAGGCGCCTGGGATGCCTCCAGCACGCGGCCCAGTATCACCAGCGCCTGTTCTATCTCTGGTTGTTGCACCACGAGCGGCGGGGCGAACCGCAGCGCCGTGGGCGCCACCGCGTTGACAAGCAGGCCGGCGCGCCGGCACGCGTCCACCACCGGCGCGGCCTCGCCGTTGAGCTCCAGCGCCAGCAGGAGCCCCCGTCCGCGCACGGCCTTTGCCAGGCCTCCATCCACCAGTACCTGAAGCCCGGCCGCGAGGACCGCACCCATGGCGGCGGCGCCCTCGGCCAGGCGCTCACGCGCGACGACCTCGAGGACCGCCAGGGCAGCGGCGCACGCAAGCGGGTTTCCGCCGAACGTGCTGCCGTGATCACCCGGAGAGAACCCGCACGCGGACTCCCTGGCCAGCATCGCACCGATGGGAAACCCGCCTCCCAGTCCCTTGGCCAGGGTGAGGACATCGGGGACGATGCCGTACTGCTCATAGGCGAAGAGTGTTCCCGTACGGGCTATCCCTGTCTGCACCTCGTCGAGCATAAGCAGCAGCCCACGCTCGTCGCACAGCCGGCGCACGCCGGTCAGGTACTCGGGGGTTGCGGGCTGGATACCGCTCTCGCCCTGGATCGGCTCGAGCAGTACCGCGCACGTGCGCTCGTTGACGGCCGCCCGGGCCGCCTCCAGGTCGTTGAACGGCACGGGCACGAATCCCGGCGGGAGCGGGTTGAAGGCCTCCTGATACTTGGGCTGCATCGTGGCCGCCAGCGTGGCCATGGTGCGGCCGTGGAAAGACTGATGGGCGACGATGATCTCATAGCGGTTCGCGCCGTCGCGCTTTCCCCACCTCCGCGACAGCTTGATCGCCGCCTCGTTTGCCTCGGCCCCGCTGTTGCAGAAGAAGGCCCGGTCGCAGGCCGAGTGCTCCACGAGCCACTGCGCCAGCATCGCCTGCTCGGCAATGTGGTAGAGGTTCGACACGTGCAGCATCCTCGCGGCCTGGGCCTGAATCGCCGCTACCAGGGCCGGATGACCATGACCCAACGCGCTGACCGCGATCCCGCCAATGAAGTCCAGGTAGCGCCTGCCCTCGAGGTCCACCAGCCAGACGCCCTCACCGTGGGAGAAGGCCACCGGGGCGCGTCGGTAGGTCGTCATGAGGTACTGCTGCGTCAAGGCGATCGCCTGCTCCGTGGTCATGCCTCACCCTGCCTGCGTCGTGATCATCGTGCCGATTCCATCTTCGGTGAACAGCTCTATCAAGAGAGCGTGGGGTGCGCTGGTCCCGATGATGTGGGCGCTGGGCACCCCGTGGTCCAGCGCGTCCAGACAGGCCTCCACCTTTGGGATCATGCCGCGCGAGACAGTGCCGTCGGCCATCAACTGCCGGACCTCGCCCGCGGTCAGCGTGGAGAGCATCTCCGGCTCGCCAGGACCGGTGCGCATTACGCCGGGCACATCGGTCAGGATGACCAGCTTGCTCGCGCCCAGCGCCGCTGCCAGCGCACCGGCCGCGTGGTCCGCGTTTAAGTTGAGGCTCTCCCCACCCTCGCCGACCCCTACCGAGGCAACCACCGGGATGTGCCCGGCGTCGCTGATGGTATGAATGATCGCGCCTTGAACCCCGACCACCTCACCAACGAGGCCGAGACCCTCCGGCGCCTGGAGCCGGCGCGCCTGCAGCAATCCGGCATCCTTTCCGGACAGCCCGACAGCGCTGCCGCCGGCGCTGGAGATCATCGTTACCAATGCCTTGTTGGCGCGTCCGGCCAGGACCATCTCGACGACCTCCATGGTCTCGGCGTCGGTGACACGCAGCCCCTGGACGAACCGCGTTTCCTTTCCCAGGCGGTCGAGCAAGCGCGTGATCTCAGGCCCGCCGCCGTGCACGAGCACCGGGTTGACGCCGGCGCCCTTGAGGAGCACCAGGTCCTCGATGACCGTGCCGGCTTCGCCGGCGTTCAGCACGCTGCCCCCGTACTTCACGACCACGGTCTTGCCGCGCCAGGCAGCGGCGTAGCGCAGCCCTGACGCGAGCATCTTCCCCTCTGCGGCCGGGTCGGCAACTGGCATTGGCTACTATTCCTCCTTGTGGTTCACGATAGGTAACCGCTGTTGATCTTCACGTAGGTCTCCGACAGATCGCAGGTCCAGCCCGTGAAGGTGCCCTGTCCCAGACCCAGGTCAATCGTCACGCGGACCTCGGGCGCCTTCACCACAACCCCGGCCGATGGATAGGCCTCCGGAATCCCAACGCCCCCGCGCACCACCCAGACATCGCCCATGGCTATGGCCAGACGGTCGGGCGCGACCTCTGCGCCGCTGCGGCCCAGCGCCGCGGAGATCCGACCCCAATTGAGCTCCGCGCCGTGGAACGCGGTCTTGACCAGAGGCGACGTCATCACGGCACCGGCAGCCAGGCGGGCGTCGGCGTCTGAAGTCGCGCCCCGCACGACCACCTCCACCACCCTTGTCGTCCCCTCGCCGTCTTTGACGATCAGCCTGGCGAGCCGGCCGGCCACCTCGGTGAGCCCATCCAGGAACGCCTCGTGGCGCGGGCCGCCCTCATCCACCCGAGCCACGCCCGAGGCACCGTTGGCAAGCAGGAAGACGCTGTCGCTCGTGCTGGTATCGCCGTCCACGCTGATGCAGTTGAAGGAGCGGCCCACGGCGTTCCGTAGAGCGGCCCGCAATGCGGGCGCCTCGACCGGGGCGTCGGTGGTCAAGATGGCGATCATCGTCGCCATGTTGGGATGGATCATCCCCGCGCCCTTTGCGATGCCGCCGATCATCACCACGCCGTCGCCCAGATCAACCTGAACGGCCGCGGTCTTGGGGAACGCGTCGGTGGTCATGATCGCACGGGCCGCCGCCATGCCGTCGGAGCCCAACGCTGCCACCAGTGCCGGTATGCCGGCTGTGATGCGCTCGACCGGTAGCGGGCGGCCGATGACCCCGGTGCTGGCAACCACCACAAGGTCCTCGGGTATACTCAGGGCTGCGGCCGCGGCAGCGGCCATGGCCCGCGCGTCAACCGCGCCCCGCTCGCCGGTGCAGGCGTTGGAGTTGCCGCTGTTCACGAGCACCCCCTGCGCGCGGCCTGACGCGAGTCTCGACTCGCTGAGGATAACCGGCGCCGACCGCATCCTGTTCGTGGTGAACGTCCCGGCCGCGGTCGCGGGGAGGTCCGAGACCACCAGCGCCAGGTCGGGCTGGCTGGGCTTCAGCCCGCAGTGGATCCCTGACGCCCGATACCCACGAGGGCTCGTCACGGTTCCATCAATCGGGGTCACTGCCTTGTCTGCCTTCATGATCCTTGTGCTCCTGTCCCCGGCCGCGCTGGAGCCGGTCCTGTGTTTCCGCTGAAAGGATCAGGGAAAGAGCGGCGGCTCCTGCAGCCCGGCGTGCTCTGGGAACCCACACATCAGGTTCATGTTCTGGATCGCCTGGCCGGCCGCGCCCTTGACCAGATTGTCGAGCGCGGCCATCGCGATGACCGCGCCGGCGTGTGAGTCCACGCGCACCGCAACATCGCAGAAGTTCGACCCGTAGGTGGCCTTGGTCTCCGGGAGCCCACCCTGCAGCACCCGCACGAACGGCTCGGAAGCATAGGCGTCGGCGAGGATCTGCTCGGCCTCGGCAGTGGTAATGGCGCGGGAGGGACGCATGTACACCGTGGCAAGGATTCCCCTGGTCATGGGGATCAGGTGCGGGGTGAAGACCACCGCCACGGGAACGCCTGCGACCCCCGACAGCTCCTGCTCGATCTCCGGGGTGTGCCTGTGCCCCACGACGTTGTAGGGCTTGACGTTCTCGTTG
Proteins encoded in this window:
- a CDS encoding PhoH family protein, whose protein sequence is MAQPGTSEVTVPLPPGTDIVAVVGQQDALLRVIEEETGASVAVRGDALVVRGSPAQVDSAVRLLRQLIATARSGQMVAPSDMRRTLRRSQGLAAAGEVTLGGETLVVTASGKQVVPRTSGQRAYVEAMKHHDLTFAVGPAGTGKTYLAVAMATVALRARSVQRIVLTRPAIEAGEKLGFLPGDIAAKVDPYLRPLYDALYEMVGPERFGRLSERGVIEVAPLAFMRGRTLNDAFIILDEAQNTTREQMKMFLTRLGFGSKAVVTGDITQIDLPRDRASGMVEAREIFRGLEGIAFVELTEGDVVRHELVQTIVRAYERFEASRGEGPSGASPS
- a CDS encoding arginine repressor: MRKRDRLLLEIVARHPIRTQSGLVKALRRAGVKITQATVSRDIRRLGLIKVPTGVGGYRYQAPAPARPPAGEAEARLRRAFADYLVNVEEGSGLVLVKTTFGSAGAVAEAIDVAAWPEVAGTVAGDNTILVVPRRPGRRAALLRKLRALT
- the argH gene encoding argininosuccinate lyase, whose product is MSRPTEPDTPYLMWGGRFREPPDPRIAPLLTSLPVDRHLLVWDLMAGLAHLTSLAEAGVVTPQAAADLARALRQMLEEAEAGTLVPGDEFEDVHSFIEATLTARIGHAAGWLPTGRSRNDQVVTAMRLDLKDRITCLVEAVTALQEALLERVREAEDVLVPGYTHLQRAQPVVLAHHLLAYFWMLGRDAGRLRDAHRRLDASPLGSGAIAGTGYPVDRGRQAELMGFSGISENSVDATGDRDFVFETVAAVTGLLVHLSRWAEELVLWATREFGFIDLPDALATGSSLMPQKKNPDLLELVRAQAGVVLGPLVTLAAVQKGVAFGYSRDLQEDKAPVLTAFRSAGMAVAAMTLVVEGMVIRPERMREALRGGHLTATEVADYLVRRRVPFREAHRLAGQVVCAAEAAGRELWELPLEDYRRISPEFQGDVLDAATPEGAVASKDVPGGTAPARVAGAMESARAALEAQRAWLNQVRAAQQAATARLLSAAPE
- a CDS encoding argininosuccinate synthase, which translates into the protein MRKVALSYSGGLDTSIAIPWLRETYGCDVMAVIADVGQGEDLDAVRAKALASGASSAHVVDVRQAFVTDHILPMVQAGAVYEGRYLLGTALARPLIAKAQVEVALAEGADALAHGCTGKGNDQVRFELAYQALAPHLRVIAPWREWQIRSRDQAIEYAAAHGVPVTTTQAKPYSVDRNLWHCSSEGGILEDIWAEPPHDLYQYTADPRTAPDAPEYVEIEIETGRPVGLDGVRLDPLTLIERLNALAGRHGIGRVDIVENRLVGMKVRCVYETPGGTVLVAAHHDLEAITVERDCAHHKIQIAQRYAELIYYGQWFSPLRQAFDAFVASTQRTVTGTVRLRLFKGSVLPVGRKSPYSLYDVELATFGEDRVYDQRQAGGFITLWGLPIRVFAQANPHLAQGRREQTD
- a CDS encoding acetylornithine transaminase yields the protein MTTEQAIALTQQYLMTTYRRAPVAFSHGEGVWLVDLEGRRYLDFIGGIAVSALGHGHPALVAAIQAQAARMLHVSNLYHIAEQAMLAQWLVEHSACDRAFFCNSGAEANEAAIKLSRRWGKRDGANRYEIIVAHQSFHGRTMATLAATMQPKYQEAFNPLPPGFVPVPFNDLEAARAAVNERTCAVLLEPIQGESGIQPATPEYLTGVRRLCDERGLLLMLDEVQTGIARTGTLFAYEQYGIVPDVLTLAKGLGGGFPIGAMLARESACGFSPGDHGSTFGGNPLACAAALAVLEVVARERLAEGAAAMGAVLAAGLQVLVDGGLAKAVRGRGLLLALELNGEAAPVVDACRRAGLLVNAVAPTALRFAPPLVVQQPEIEQALVILGRVLEASQAPVATAAPVQ
- the argB gene encoding acetylglutamate kinase; amino-acid sequence: MPVADPAAEGKMLASGLRYAAAWRGKTVVVKYGGSVLNAGEAGTVIEDLVLLKGAGVNPVLVHGGGPEITRLLDRLGKETRFVQGLRVTDAETMEVVEMVLAGRANKALVTMISSAGGSAVGLSGKDAGLLQARRLQAPEGLGLVGEVVGVQGAIIHTISDAGHIPVVASVGVGEGGESLNLNADHAAGALAAALGASKLVILTDVPGVMRTGPGEPEMLSTLTAGEVRQLMADGTVSRGMIPKVEACLDALDHGVPSAHIIGTSAPHALLIELFTEDGIGTMITTQAG
- the argJ gene encoding bifunctional glutamate N-acetyltransferase/amino-acid acetyltransferase ArgJ — translated: MKADKAVTPIDGTVTSPRGYRASGIHCGLKPSQPDLALVVSDLPATAAGTFTTNRMRSAPVILSESRLASGRAQGVLVNSGNSNACTGERGAVDARAMAAAAAAALSIPEDLVVVASTGVIGRPLPVERITAGIPALVAALGSDGMAAARAIMTTDAFPKTAAVQVDLGDGVVMIGGIAKGAGMIHPNMATMIAILTTDAPVEAPALRAALRNAVGRSFNCISVDGDTSTSDSVFLLANGASGVARVDEGGPRHEAFLDGLTEVAGRLARLIVKDGEGTTRVVEVVVRGATSDADARLAAGAVMTSPLVKTAFHGAELNWGRISAALGRSGAEVAPDRLAIAMGDVWVVRGGVGIPEAYPSAGVVVKAPEVRVTIDLGLGQGTFTGWTCDLSETYVKINSGYLS